The following proteins are co-located in the Camelina sativa cultivar DH55 chromosome 12, Cs, whole genome shotgun sequence genome:
- the LOC104733131 gene encoding zinc finger protein ZAT3-like, protein MTNYNSYYDPTFRIPLHPSNARNPNPNLQFALSPSYDHSPKKKRTKTIASSSSSSPKKPRYTKNPDPNAPKITRPCTECGRQFWSWKALFGHMRCHPERQWRGINPPPNYRSPTTAASSKQLNQRSLDWVSFMSEEDHDVASCLLMLSNGTPSSSSTSERFECGGCKKVFGSHQALGGHRASHKNVKGCFAITNVNDYPMTVTTSSDHDHQGKIVVFSGHHKCNICFRVFSSGQALGGHMRCHWEREEEPIIGVGGALDLNVPATMQDLSTSDTVGCSLDLRLSL, encoded by the coding sequence ATGACCAACTATAATTCCTACTATGATCCCACCTTTCGCATTCCACTTCATCCTTCTAACGCAAGAAACCCTAATCCAAATCTCCAGTTTGCTTTATCTCCAAGTTACGATCACAGTCCTAAGAAGAAACGCACTAAAACCATTGCTTCATCTTCTAGTTCTTCACCAAAGAAACCAAGGTACACCAAAAACCCAGACCCTAATGCCCCCAAAATCACACGTCCATGTACCGAATGTGGCAGACAATTCTGGTCTTGGAAAGCTCTCTTTGGTCACATGAGATGTCATCCAGAGCGTCAATGGCGTGGCATCAATCCTCCTCCTAACTACCGCAGCCCCACCACCGCGGCTTCATCAAAACAACTAAACCAGAGATCACTAGATTGGGTCTCATTTATGTCCGAGGAAGATCATGATGTCGCTTCTTGTCTCTTAATGCTGTCTAATGGCACACCATCGTCATCGAGTACTAGTGAACGGTTTGAGTGTGGTGGATGTAAGAAAGTGTTTGGTTCACACCAGGCTTTAGGAGGACACAGAGCAAGTCATAAGAACGTTAAAGGATGTTTCGCAATCACAAACGTAAACGATTATCCTATGACGGTTACCACTTCTAGTGATCATGATCATCAGGGAAAGATCGTTGTGTTTTCAGGGCACCATAAGTGTAATATCTGTTTCAGAGTGTTCTCCAGTGGTCAGGCTTTAGGCGGTCACATGAGATGTCACTGGGAAAGGGAGGAGGAGCCGATCATTGGAGTTGGAGGTGCTTTGGATCTGAATGTTCCTGCAACAATGCAGGATCTTTCTACTTCAGACACAGTAGGGTGTTCTTTAGATCTTAGGTTAAGTctttaa
- the LOC104729677 gene encoding protein NLP2-like, with protein sequence MEGGGGGGGDGSFLPNSSFGVFSETAMDMDFMEELFYDGCWLETTDGKSLKQTLGQQVSDSTTMNDNNNNNSFLYGYQFAENPSQDHISNEETGRKFPPITPGFLKIEDLSNQPLNQVPFDQSAAMSSAQAEKFLLEETEGGRRWWIAPRTSQGPSSSVKDRLVQAIKGLMQDKDFLIQIWVPIQQEGKNFLTTLEQPHFFNPKYLSLKRYRDVSVAYNFPAHEDSTESVGLPGRVFLGKLPEWTPDVRFFRSEEYPRIKEAEKCDVRGSLALPVFERGSGTCLGVVEIVTTTQKMNYRPELDNICKALESVNLRSSRNLKSPSREFLQVYNEFYYAALPEVSEFLTWVCRLYDLPLALTWAPCARQGKVGSRHSDENFSECVSTVDDACIVPDHQSRNFLEACSEHHLLQGEGIVGKAFKATKLFFVPEVITFSKTNYPLAHHAKISGLHAALAVPLKSKFNGSVEFVLEFFFPKTCLDTEAQQDMLKSLSVTVQQDFRSLNLVIDKELELEVVFPVREEVVFAKTPLINAQTGENMKPLPLEEISQEDSSWISHMIKANEKGKGVSLSWEYQKEEPKEEFMLTSGWDNNQTGSGHSNFLSEADQFQKVSNSGLRIDMDPSFESASFGVGQTLLGSRRPGEKRRTKTEKTIGLEVLRQYFAGSLKDAAKSIGVCPTTLKRICRQHGITRWPSRKIKKVGHSLKKLQLVIDSVQGVQGSIQLDSFYTSFPELSSPHMSGTATSFKNTDQSRNLTAQTENGVSAQGTAAAAPKSPPSSSCSHSSGSSTCCSTGANQSSNTGNTSVTTLMAENASAILKRARSEVRLHTMNHEETKSLSRTLSHKTFSEHPLFENLPRLPESNRRNLKAEGASKVKATFGEAKVRFTLLPTWGFRELQHEIARRFNIDNIAPFDLKYLDDDKEWVLLTCEADLEECIDIYRSSQSRTIKISVHEASQNKLGGSFGSIGLGPSL encoded by the exons ATGGAAGGTgggggtggtggtggtggagatgggAGTTTCTTACCTAATTCTAGCTTTGGTGTATTCTCTGAGACGGCTATGGATATGGATTTCATGGAGGAACTCTTCTATGATGGATGTTGGCTTGAGACAACAGATGGTAAGAGCTTGAAGCAGACGTTGGGACAACAAGTTTCTGATTCTACCACCATgaatgacaacaacaacaacaactctttcCTTTATGGTTACCAGTTTGCTGAGAACCCTTCACAAGATCATATCTCCAACGAAGAAACAGGGAGAAAGTTTCCTCCAATAACACCTGGCTTCCTCAAGATCGAGGATCTCTCCAATCAGCCGTTGAATCAAGTCCCTTTTGACCAGTCTGCAGCTATGAGTTCTGCACAAGCAGAGAAGTTTCTCCTTGAAGAAActgaaggaggaagaagatggtggatTGCTCCAAGAACAAGTCAAGGCCCTTCTTCATCAGTGAAAGATAGATTAGTACAAGCTATAAAGGGTCTTATGCAAGATAAAGACTTCCTCATACAGATATGGGTGCCAATTCAACAAGAAGGCAAGAACTTTCTCACCACTTTGGAGCAGCCACACTTCTTCAACCCTAAATACTTGAGTCTTAAAAGATACAGAGATGTTTCAGTGGCCTATAATTTCCCGGCTCATGAGGATTCCACGGAGTCTGTGGGTCTTCCTGGCCGTGTTTTCCTTGGGAAACTACCTGAGTGGACACCTGATGTGCGCTTCTTCAGAAGCGAAGAGTATCCACGCATCAAAGAAGCAGAGAAATGTGATGTTCGTGGCTCATTAGCCCTTCCTGTATTTGAAAGAGGTAGTGGGACTTGTTTGGGTGTTGTTGAGATTGTTACAACTACTCAGAAGATGAATTACAGGCCAGAGCTTGACAATATCTGTAAAGCTCTCGAG tcTGTTAATCTAAGGAGTTCAAGAAACTTGAAATCTCCAAGCAGAGAG TTTCTGCAGGTCTATAATGAATTCTACTATGCAGCATTACCTGAGGTATCAGAGTTTTTGACATGGGTCTGCAGATTATATGATCTGCCTCTGGCTTTAACGTGGGCACCGTGTGCTCGGCAAGGCAAAGTTGGATCCCGCCATTCTGATGAGAACTTCTCAGAGTGTGTTTCAACTGTAGATGATGCTTGCATTGTCCCTGACCATCAGAGTCGTAATTTTCTAGAGGCATGTTCTGAACACCATCTGCTTCAAGGGGAAGGTATTGTGGGAAAAGCATTCAAGGCAACCAAACTGTTTTTTGTGCCTGAAGTAATCACTTTTAGCAAAACCAACTATCCTCTTGCACACCATGCAAAGATCTCAGGTCTACATGCTGCTTTAGCAGTCCCACTGAAAAGCAAATTCAATGGTTCCGTTGAGTTTGTGTTGGagtttttctttccaaaaacttGCCTTGACACCGAAGCGCAACAAGATATGCTCAAGTCACTGTCTGTGACCGTGCAGCAAGATTTCAGGAGCTTAAATCTTGTCATTGATAAAGAGCTAGAGCTAGAAGTGGTGTTTCCCGTTAGAGAGGAAGTAGTATTTGCAAAAACCCCACTTATCAATGCACAAACAGGAGAGAATATGAAACCTTTGCCTTTGGAAGAAATTTCTCAAGAAGATTCTTCATGGATCTCACACATGATAAAGGCTAACGAGAAAGGTAAAGGTGTGTCTCTTTCTTGGGAGTACCAAAAAGAAGAGCCAAAAGAAGAGTTCATGCTCACATCTGGGTGGGATAACAATCAGACTGGATCAGGTCACAGTAACTTTCTTTCAGAAGCTGATCAGTTTCAGAAGGTGTCAAATTCAGGACTCAGGATCGACATGGATCCAAGTTTTGAATCAGCTTCTTTTGGTGTGGGGCAGACATTGTTAGGTAGTAGAAGACCAGgtgagaagagaagaacaaaaacagaaaagactATTGGTTTAGAAGTTCTTCGACAATACTTTGCAGGAAGCCTCAAAGATGCAGCCAAGAGCATTGGTG TCTGTCCAACTACATTGAAAAGAATATGCAGGCAACACGGGATAACACGATGGCCTTCTCGGAAGATCAAGAAAGTGGGACACTCATTAAAAAAGCTCCAACTTGTTATAGACTCTGTTCAAGGTGTTCAAGGCTCTATTCAACTTGATTCATTCTATACAAGTTTCCCAGAACTAAGCTCCCCACATATGTCTGGTACTGCCACTTCATTCAAGAACACTGACCAGTCAAGGAACTTAACTGCTCAAACCGAGAACGGTGTTTCAGCACAGGGAACTGCTGCAGCAGCTCCAAAGTCACCTCCATCATCTTCTTGTAGCCACAGCTCTGGTTCAAGCACATGTTGTTCAACTGGAGCTAATCAAAGTAGCAATACTGGAAATACCTCTGTAACCACCCTGATGGCTGAAAATGCAAGCGCAATCTTGAAGAGAGCTCGTAGCGAGGTAAGGCTGCATACCATGAATCATGAGGAAACAAAGTCCCTCTCTAGAACACTAAGCCACAAAACGTTCAGTGAGCATCCTCTTTTCGAAAACCTACCTCGGTTACCGGAGAGTAATAGAAGGAATTTGAAAGCTGAAGGGGCATCTAAAGTGAAAGCCACATTTGGGGAGGCCAAAGTACGGTTTACGTTGCTCCCTACTTGGGGGTTCAGAGAGTTGCAGCATGAGATTGCTAGGCGTTTTAACATAGATAATATTGCACCCTTTGATCTGAAGTACCTGGATGATGACAAGGAATGGGTTCTTCTGACATGTGAAGCGGATCTTGAGGAATGTATCGACATTTATAGATCATCACAGAGCCGCACAATCAAGATCAGCGTTCATGAAGCTTCTCAAAACAAGCTGGGAGGTTCTTTTGGTAGCATCGGTCTTGGTCCTTCGTTATAA
- the LOC104729679 gene encoding isocitrate dehydrogenase [NAD] regulatory subunit 1, mitochondrial-like isoform X1 translates to MSRRSLTLLKNLARNANGSGIQTRSVTYMPRPGDGAPRAVTLIPGDGIGPLVTNAVEQVMEAMHAPIFFEKYDVHGEMSRMPPEVMESIRKNKVCLKGGLKTPVGGGVSSLNVQLRKELDLFASLVNCFNLPGLPTRHENVDIVVIRENTEGEYAGLEHEVVPGVVESLKVITKFCSERIAKYAFEYAYLNNRKKVTAVHKANIMKLADGLFLESCREVAKKYPSITYNEIIVDNCCMQLVAKPEQFDVMVTPNLYGNLVANTAAGIAGGTGVMPGGNVGADHAVFEQGASAGNVGKDKIVLENKANPVALLLSSAMMLRHLQFPSFADRLETAVKKVIAEGNCRTKDLGGTSTTQQVVDAVIAKLD, encoded by the exons ATGTCTCGCCGATCGCTAACTCTACTCAAGAATCTCGCCAGAAACGCGAATGGATCGG GTATCCAGACCCGATCGGTGACTTACATGCCTAGACCCGGTGACGGAGCACCACGCGCAGTGACGCTGATTCCTGGAGATGGAATCGGTCCTCTGGTGACGAACGCGGTGGAGCAGGTGATGGAAGCGATGCACGCTCCGATCTTCTTCGAGAAGTACGATGTTCACGGAGAAATGAGCCGTATGCCGCCGGAAGTGATGGAGTCGATCAGGAAGAATAAGGTTTGTTTGAAAGGTGGGCTTAAGACTCCTGTCGGTGGTGGTGTGAGTTCGCTTAACGTGCAGCTTAGGAAAGAGCTTGACCTCTTTGCGTCTCTGGTCAACTGTTTCAATTTGCCTGGTTTGCCTACTCGCCATGAAAATGTTGATATCGTTGTCATCAGAGAGAACACTGAAGGTGAGTATGCGGGGCTTGAGCATGAGGTTGTTCCTGGTGTCGTCGAGAGCCTTAAG GTGATCACGAAGTTCTGTTCAGAGCGTATTGCAAAGTATGCTTTTGAGTATGCTTACCTCAACAACAGGAAGAAAGTTACAGCGGTGCATAAGGCTAACATTATGAAACTTGCGGATGGTTTGTTCTTGGAATCTTGTCGGGAGGTTGCTAAAAAATATCCGAGCATCACTTACAATGAAATCATTGTTGATAACTGCTGTATGCAACTTGTAGCGAAACCAGAGCAATTCGATGTCATG GTAACACCCAATCTCTATGGGAATTTAGTTGCAAACACTGCTGCTGGTATTGCTGGAGGGACAGGAGTCATGCCTGGAG gAAATGTTGGGGCTGACCATGCAGTATTTGAGCAAGGTGCATCAGCAGGAAATGTTGGGAAAGACAAGATAGTATTGGAAAACAAAGCAAACCCAGTGGCATTGCTTCTCTCATCAGCGATGATGCTTAGACACCTTCAGTTCCCGTCATTTGCTGACCGGCTTGAAACAGCAGTGAAAAAGGTCATCGCTGAAGGAAACTGCAGGACGAAAGAT CTTGGTGGAACAAGCACGACTCAACAGGTAGTTGATGCGGTCATTGCAAAACTAGACTGA
- the LOC104729679 gene encoding isocitrate dehydrogenase [NAD] regulatory subunit 1, mitochondrial-like isoform X3 produces the protein MSRRSLTLLKNLARNANGSGIQTRSVTYMPRPGDGAPRAVTLIPGDGIGPLVTNAVEQVMEAMHAPIFFEKYDVHGEMSRMPPEVMESIRKNKVCLKGGLKTPVGGGVSSLNVQLRKELDLFASLVNCFNLPGLPTRHENVDIVVIRENTEGEYAGLEHEVVPGVVESLKVITKFCSERIAKYAFEYAYLNNRKKVTAVHKANIMKLADGLFLESCREVAKKYPSITYNEIIVDNCCMQLVAKPEQFDVMVTPNLYGNLVANTAAGIAGGTGVMPGGNVGADHAVFEQGASAGNVGKDKIVLENKANPVALLLSSAMMLRHLQFPSFADRLETAVKKVIAEGNCRTKDLGGTSTTQQVVDAVIAKLD, from the exons ATGTCTCGCCGATCGCTAACTCTACTCAAGAATCTCGCTAGAAACGCGAATGGATCGGGTATCCAGACCCGATCGGTGACTTACATGCCTAGACCCGGTGACGGAGCACCACGCGCAGTGACGCTGATTCCTGGAGATGGAATCGGTCCTCTGGTGACGAACGCGGTGGAGCAGGTGATGGAAGCGATGCACGCTCCGATCTTCTTCGAGAAGTACGATGTTCACGGAGAAATGAGCCGTATGCCGCCGGAAGTGATGGAGTCGATCAGGAAGAATAAGGTTTGTTTGAAAGGTGGGCTTAAGACTCCTGTCGGTGGTGGTGTGAGTTCGCTTAACGTGCAGCTTAGGAAAGAGCTTGACCTCTTTGCGTCTCTGGTCAACTGTTTCAATTTGCCTGGTTTGCCTACTCGCCATGAAAATGTTGATATCGTTGTCATCAGAGAGAACACTGAAGGTGAGTATGCGGGGCTTGAGCATGAGGTTGTTCCTGGTGTCGTCGAGAGCCTTAAG GTGATCACGAAGTTCTGTTCAGAGCGTATTGCAAAGTATGCTTTTGAGTATGCTTACCTCAACAACAGGAAGAAAGTTACAGCGGTGCATAAGGCTAACATTATGAAACTTGCGGATGGTTTGTTCTTGGAATCTTGTCGGGAGGTTGCTAAAAAATATCCGAGCATCACTTACAATGAAATCATTGTTGATAACTGCTGTATGCAACTTGTAGCGAAACCAGAGCAATTCGATGTCATG GTAACACCCAATCTCTATGGGAATTTAGTTGCAAACACTGCTGCTGGTATTGCTGGAGGGACAGGAGTCATGCCTGGAG gAAATGTTGGGGCTGACCATGCAGTATTTGAGCAAG GTGCATCAGCAGGAAATGTTGGGAAAGACAAGATAGTATTGGAAAACAAAGCAAACCCAGTGGCATTGCTTCTCTCATCAGCGATGATGCTTAGACACCTTCAGTTTCCGTCATTTGCTGACCGGCTTGAAACAGCAGTGAAAAAGGTCATCGCTGAAGGAAACTGCAGGACGAAAGATCTTGGTGGAACAAGCACGACTCAACAGGTAGTTGATGCGGTCATTGCAAAACTAGACTGA
- the LOC104729679 gene encoding isocitrate dehydrogenase [NAD] regulatory subunit 1, mitochondrial-like isoform X2, which produces MSRRSLTLLKNLARNANGSGIQTRSVTYMPRPGDGAPRAVTLIPGDGIGPLVTNAVEQVMEAMHAPIFFEKYDVHGEMSRMPPEVMESIRKNKVCLKGGLKTPVGGGVSSLNVQLRKELDLFASLVNCFNLPGLPTRHENVDIVVIRENTEGEYAGLEHEVVPGVVESLKVITKFCSERIAKYAFEYAYLNNRKKVTAVHKANIMKLADGLFLESCREVAKKYPSITYNEIIVDNCCMQLVAKPEQFDVMVTPNLYGNLVANTAAGIAGGTGVMPGGNVGADHAVFEQGASAGNVGKDKIVLENKANPVALLLSSAMMLRHLQFPSFADRLETAVKKVIAEGNCRTKDLGGTSTTQQVVDAVIAKLD; this is translated from the exons ATGTCTCGCCGATCGCTAACTCTACTCAAGAATCTCGCTAGAAACGCGAATGGATCGGGTATCCAGACCCGATCGGTGACTTACATGCCTAGACCCGGTGACGGAGCACCACGCGCAGTGACGCTGATTCCTGGAGATGGAATCGGTCCTCTGGTGACGAACGCGGTGGAGCAGGTGATGGAAGCGATGCACGCTCCGATCTTCTTCGAGAAGTACGATGTTCACGGAGAAATGAGCCGTATGCCGCCGGAAGTGATGGAGTCGATCAGGAAGAATAAGGTTTGTTTGAAAGGTGGGCTTAAGACTCCTGTCGGTGGTGGTGTGAGTTCGCTTAACGTGCAGCTTAGGAAAGAGCTTGACCTCTTTGCGTCTCTGGTCAACTGTTTCAATTTGCCTGGTTTGCCTACTCGCCATGAAAATGTTGATATCGTTGTCATCAGAGAGAACACTGAAGGTGAGTATGCGGGGCTTGAGCATGAGGTTGTTCCTGGTGTCGTCGAGAGCCTTAAG GTGATCACGAAGTTCTGTTCAGAGCGTATTGCAAAGTATGCTTTTGAGTATGCTTACCTCAACAACAGGAAGAAAGTTACAGCGGTGCATAAGGCTAACATTATGAAACTTGCGGATGGTTTGTTCTTGGAATCTTGTCGGGAGGTTGCTAAAAAATATCCGAGCATCACTTACAATGAAATCATTGTTGATAACTGCTGTATGCAACTTGTAGCGAAACCAGAGCAATTCGATGTCATG GTAACACCCAATCTCTATGGGAATTTAGTTGCAAACACTGCTGCTGGTATTGCTGGAGGGACAGGAGTCATGCCTGGAG gAAATGTTGGGGCTGACCATGCAGTATTTGAGCAAGGTGCATCAGCAGGAAATGTTGGGAAAGACAAG ATAGTATTGGAAAACAAAGCAAACCCAGTGGCATTGCTTCTCTCATCAGCGATGATGCTTAGACACCTTCAGTTTCCGTCATTTGCTGACCGGCTTGAAACAGCAGTGAAAAAGGTCATCGCTGAAGGAAACTGCAGGACGAAAGATCTTGGTGGAACAAGCACGACTCAACAGGTAGTTGATGCGGTCATTGCAAAACTAGACTGA